Genomic DNA from Bacteroidota bacterium:
AAGCAATCAATAGAAAGATGCCGGAAATAAGCTGAATAAATGCAAAACGATTCCCCTTCATTTCTGATGGTAGCTGATTTAAAATTAAACGGAAAAAAAGGGCGGATATTATATTAGAGCAAGCTTGCTTTATTTTGGTTGCAAGCAATATAGTATTTTAACCATGATAAACTCTGGAAGCAATAATTTTTCCGTTTTTTACCTCCAGAATTTCTGCTACGGCCATATCGGGTTCAGAACCAACAATCCGTGTGTATTCCATAAAGGCACAGTTGTCATTTGCCGTAATTCTTTCTTCCCGATATTGTAAGTGTGGTAATCTTTCGAATGCATCTTGCCACCATAAACGCATTGCCGCTTTCCCAATTATTAATCCGTTTGTTTCGGGTTGGCGCTGTTTTAATTTCGGACTAAAATGTTGGGCATTGTCATCGTACAGATTTAACAAAGCATCTAAATTATGTTCATTAAATGCCTGCAGCCATAATTTTGCAACAGTATGTGGTGACATTAATTTTTAGGAATGTCTTTTAGTATTTCCAATAAAAATTTCCAGAATTTTTGAACAGAATTAATATTCACTTTTTCATCAGGTGAATGCGGATGTTTAATTGTTGGACCAAATGAAATCATATCCATACCATGATATCGCTCCCCTAAAATACCACATTCAAGTCCGGCATGAATGGCCATTACGTGTGGTTTTTCACCAAATAATTCAGCATATTTATTTTCCATCAGTTTTAAAATAGCAGAATCCGGATTCGGTGCCCAGCCTGGATAAGCGCCTGCGTGTTCAACATCGCAACCCATTAATTTTAAAGGTGCTCCAACCGTATAGGCAACATTATATTTTGCAGATTCTACAGATGAACGCTGTAAACTTTGTGTTATAAATTTTCCATCTTTAATAGATACACGTGCAAATGATGATGATGTTTCCACTAAACCCGGAATTGCCGAACTCATGCAAAATACACCGTTATGCACTGACTGAATTGCGGTAGTAATTTTTTGCGTATCTGATTTACTTAAAACAGCAGTTGGCAAATCTGTTTTTGATATTACAATATTTAAGCCTTCATCTTGTAAGGCATATTCATTTTTAATTGCTTCAGCGCGATTATTAAATTCGGTTACATAACTTTCATCTGTTACAATAATTGTAGCAAACGATTCACGCGGAATAGCATTGCGTAAACTTCCACCATCAATGGTAACAATTTGCAAACCAAATTTTTCGCACTGATACATCATGCGATTCATAATTTTGTTTGCGTTACCTCGCTCCAAATGAATATCTACCCCACTATGTCCACCTTTTAAACCATTTACTGTTATTTGATAAGCAATTGCGCCTGCAGGCGTATTTTCGGAAGTGTAATTATACATCGTATTGGTATCTATACCACCGGCACAACCAATTGAAAACTCATCATCGTCTTCAGTATCCAGGTTAAGCAATATTTTACCCTCCAATAAACCTTTATCCAGTTTAAATGCACCTGTCATGCCCGTTTCTTCATCAATTGTAAATAAAGCCTCTAAAGCAGGGTGCGGAATATCAGTAGATGTAAGTAAACTCATTATTGAAGCAACACCAATACCATTATCGGCACCCAAAGTTGTTCCTTTTGCTTTTACCCATTCACCATCAATATAAGATTGAATTCCCTGTGTGCTGAAATCAAAATTTGTGTCGGAATTTTTTTGATGTACCATATCAAGGTGCGACTGTAATACAACAGTTTTGCGGTCTTCCATGCCAGCAGTTGCCGGTTTGTAGATAATCACATTTCCAATACTGTCTACTACTGTTTTCAGGCCTAAACCTTCACCAAAGGCCTTCATAAAAGCAATTATACGCTCTTCTTTTTTTGAGGGACGGGGAATGGCATTTATATCTTCGAAATGATTCCAAAGTGCTGCTGGTTGCAGAGATCTTACTGTATCAGACATGATTTTTGTTTTTGCAGGATAAAGGTAGTCAAATAATCAAAATGACAACATCGAAAAACTGTAAAAAATGATATAAAATTAATTGTTGTGTAGAAAAACACCGGAATATCGTAAGTGGCCATTTTCAGTACATAACACAGAAAAAATGCCTGATGGCAGATCAGTTAAATTAATTTGAAATAAATTGCCATTAATTGACTCCTGTTGCAAAATTAATTTGCCTGTAGCATCATAAATAGCACATCTGGAATTATTCATTGGTTGTTGCGATTGAATAAATAACAAATCTTGTGCAGGATTAGGAAATAATACTAATTTATTTTCCGCTAAATCATTTACACCGGCAACAATAAATAATTCCTCACATTTTGTATCAGGACCACCAATGTTTGTGGCTGTTAGGCAAACTAAATAACTACCATCATCAGCATATACATGTATTGGATTTTGTTCCGTTGATATTTCGCCATCACCAAAATCCCAGTTCCACAATATAGGATCATTGGTAGATAAATCAACAAACGCAACACCAAGGTCGATGATTAAATAATCAAAATCAGCTACCGGAAACGGATAAGCATAAATTATGGAAACCTCCTGACAATAAGTATTTGAGCCGCCTGCATTGGTTGCAGTTAAGCACACATTAAAAGTTCCATTATCAGTATAACTGTGCTCCGGATTTTGTTCAGTTGATGTAGTGCCATCACCAAAATCCCAATACCATTCAAAAGGGTCGAGTGTAGAATTATCGATAAAAGTAACTGTTGGATCACCACTAAAAGTAAAGGCAGCCACAGTTGTTGTATAAGTGGTAATGGAAACTGTTTTACAGGTATAGTTTGTGCCGCCGGGATTTCCTACCGATAAACAGGCATTGTATTCGCCATTAGTTAAATAAGTATGGGTGGGATTTACATCAGCGCTAATATCTCCATCACCAAAAAACCAATCCCATGTTGTCGGAAAATTTGTACTCATATCCGTAAACATGACAGTTGGATCACCACTAAAACTAAAATCGGCGGAAGGCGCATAATAGGTAATTAGTGTATCACAAAAATTATCGCTGCCATCAGGATTGGTGGTTTCCAGACAAACCGTGTAAATACCTGGGAGATCGTAGTGATGAAATGGATGTAAATCGGTTGATGTGGCTCCATCACCAAAATCCCAAAAATAGGTTTCACCCTCAATACTTTCGTTTAGAAAAAACACATCTGCACCAATACCTACAAATTCAATGTAATAGGAAAAGTCTGCAAGAGGTATATCTGCAGCAGCGCGGTTCATGCCAAAAAGTAAAAGTAAACTGCCTAGTGTCCATTTCATATAAGTAAATGTAAGGCTGTAAAATTTAATTTCCGAATAATTATTGATGTTTAACATATTGATGAACTGAAGATTGACATAGTTCCGGCTGGTCTTAAACAGTTTACGAATTGGTCATTGGAAAACATTTTCAATAAAAAATTAAATAATTGATTGAAGCTTAAATGATAATGCCCTCGAAATGATGTGCTGTTAAATTTATTTTGTAATTTCGAAAACGATTTATGAAAAGAATTATATGTAATGTTTTTATTGGCTTGATTTTTTGTTTTGGACAGAAGGGGTTTGCACAATTATTTCCTGTAATGAGTTATAATATTCGATACGACAATCCTGCAGATGGTGAAAATAGTTGGGATAACAGGAAGGCAGATTTAGTTGCTATGTTACAACAAACACATCCTTATATTTTGGGTATTCAGGAAGGACTTTTTCAACAGGTGCAATACATCGATAAAGCATTGGTTCAATATAAATTTATAGGTGTTGGCCGTGAGGATGGTAAACAAAAAGGTGAGTTTGCAGCGATATATTATGATACTTCAAAATTGGAGCTGATGGCAGGTGGAACATTTTGGCTTTCTGCTTCAGGCGATACAGCATCTACAGGCTGGGATGCAGCATTACCAAGAATTTGCACATATGGATTATTCAAAATGATTGAAACAGGTAAACAATTTTACGTGTTTAATTGCCATTTCGATCATATTGGGGAAGAGGCACGATTATCATCTGCAAAATTAATTAAACAAAAAATAGATGCACTTAATATTACTAATTATCCGGTAATATGGTTGGGCGATTTTAATTGTTTGCCGGATAGTGCGCCAATAAAATATATAACCCAATATTATGATGATTGTAGAGTAAACTCGAAATTTCACTTTGATGAAAATGAAGGCACTTTTAATGGTTTCGATGTAAACGCGGAGCCAACAAAACGGATTGATTATATGTTTGTCAAGAAAATAAATATTGATATGTATATTGCTATTGCCACTAAAAGAAAAAATGGCTTATGGATTTCCGATCACTTGCCAATTGAGGCATGGATTGAGCTGCTTTAAAATATATTTTCAATTTTTTCGTCTTTAATTTCACCATGGAAAACCGTTTAATTCTTACATCAAAAACCAGTGTGGCATATAGCATGACGCTTGTTGTGTTTATGTTTTTTGCGGTGATTGGCATTGTTATTTTTTCACACATTGAGTCTAAATGGTCACCTTACTTCCAGGGCTTTATTGCTATTGGATATTTATTGTACGTGCTTGATTACATCTTTTCAAACAGACGTGTTTATTTTTATATTGACCATATGATAATAAAATACACATTTACGCGTAAAGTAAAAAGGATAGATTATAATGAATTTGTTAATTTTTTATACGAGCCTAATTTAAAACCCAGCAGATTAATTCGGAGAACAATAAGTGAAAATGGTTTAATTAAAATTGAAATAAAAGATAAACCCCCTTTCAGACTTTCTGAAATGCAGTTCGAAAATTTTTCTATCATGCGCGTGTTGCTGCAGGAAGTAATACGAGATGAGTTTAATCCTGATGAATGGTATTAAGCAGATATTAAATGAAGGCAATTTCCAATATTTATAAATAATTTGTATTATTGCTTATAAAACTATAAAATATGAAGGCACTACTACTAGGAATCTTATTTAGCATGAGTTTGGGCGTTTTTGCGCAAGCACCTGATTGCTCAGAGGCAAAGGTGGGCAATTTTGAAATTAAACAGCAAGGCGGATCCACGCAGATTAAACGGACAGAAAAGTATCAATATGAAACTGCGGGTAAAATTAAAATAACCACACGTATTGAATGGACAAGTGATTGTAGTTATAAGCTTATTTTTGTAAAAGCAAACAAAGCTTATTACAAAGCTACAGGCGCAAAAAAAGGTGATTCAAGCCCTGATGTTTTAGTGGACATTATAAAAAAAGATGGCAACGTTTATTATATTCAGGTTCACGTTGAAGGAATGGAACAAATGGATATGAAGCTGATAAAATTGGAATGATTAAAAACAATTTTCAGATTAAAATTTAATTATTTTATCTGAAATAATTTGTTGATCATTTATTAGTTGAATAATATATAATCCCGGTGTAAATTCAGACAAATCAACTGAAATTATACCGGGATTTATTATTTGATATTGTCCTTTTAAAAAAGTGTGGCTTTTGCCATTTATATCAGTAATTAAAATTGGTCCATCATAATTTGTCAGGTTCACATTAATAATTAAATTGTCGTTAACGGGGCTGGGATATAATAACATTTCAAAGGGCTTCACTTCAGCATCTACAGTTGCAACATTTATATTTAAGCCGATTGTATCATCAACAAAAAAATACATAAAAACAGCCATCTCATCTTCAGATGTCATTCCAAAACTAACCGGTTCGGGACCATTATTAATAAAGCTGGTTTTAGAAATAAATCCGTTTTTCCATTTAACAGGTAACATGTTATCCCACTTTCTGGTAGGTGGATGCTGAAAGTCATATATCTCATCTAAACAATCCGGTGCTCCTAAGGTTGCGCCACAGCTTGCATCAAAAATATGATCACCCAGGCTGCCATCTTCATTACGTTTATAAATATCAAAATCGGAACCGTATTTATGGGTGTGGCTGGTCATTGCCCAAACAAATAATTCATCTTCTCCGTGTCCGTTCCCGTAAGCAGTATCAACAAATGTATGCGGTAAACTATCGTTTGGAATAAATATATCGGAATTTGATTTACGAATTGTTTGCATTATTTGAATTGCTGTTCCTGCCGTTTGCGTGTAAACATTTATGTATACTTCACAAGCCAAAGTTTTATCGGGACTGTAATTAATATAATGTGAATTTAAATCCAGTAAAGTATTTGCCTCCCAACTAAAAGCGGTATGCGGGGGTAAATTCAAACTATCACTAAATTGTTGAGCAAAAACAACATCTACACCTGCAAAATCGGGACCATCATGTAATCCGAACGGAACTGTTTCTGCGATAGTTAAATTATTAAATTTATACATCAAAAAATGATGCGAATAACTACTCATTAATGTTTCGAATTTAATTATTTCTGTAGTTGAGGTAATTTCCGGATCAAATTTGTCCCAATATTCATGTTCTTCACCCGGCCATAAAAAAAACGGGCCAAAATGAATTTGATAACCGGTTCCTGCTGTTGGAGGTGCGGGCGGTGAGGGAACAGATTGTATACCATCATTATCATAAAAGTCTGCAATAATTGCTTCATCAACTACAAATCCTGTTTCGGGTGCACTAAACAAAATCCATTGTCTAACCAACTCGATTTGTTTATTATCCAGTGGCGCTGCATCCTGAGGACATGCGGCACCTTCCCCTGCACTAAGAGCAACATCTAATGCAAGCCCGTTATTAATTTTAGAAAACAAAAAACTTTTATACGGATTTCCCGGCTTTACCAGTTTGTAATTTTTACCGGCTGCAGTAATGTTTGTCGGTGTTACATCATAAAGTTGTGTATACAGGATGTCAGATGTTTCAGTCAGATTTAAACCACTAACATGACCGGGTATATGGCAACTGCTGCAATTGCTTTGAATAATATTATAAACGGCTTCCCAAGTAGAAGTTTGGCCATAACTGATTGAATAACAGGTAATTAAGACGGTAAGGATAAAATATTTGCGCATAATGGGTAATGTAGGTTAATCGAAAATACCACTATTTTTCAAATTCTTTAAATTGTTAAACCAATAATTTTTTTTCAATGTTAACTTTTGTTTGTAAATGCAACAGTTATATTTGTATGAGTTAAAATTTACATAAATGAAAAAATTATTCTTAGTTGCTTCAGTTTGTTTTGGGATATTAAAGTGCACTACAGTAAATGCACAAACAGATATCATATTTTACACAACTATGGGTACATTCGAAGCTGAAATGTATGATACTTTGCAACCGATAACTGCAGGGAATTTTATTGATTTAGTTGAAGCAGAATTTTATGACGGAATTATTTTTCATCGTGTTGTTGCTGATTTTGTAATTCAGGGAGGTGATCCACTGGGAACAGGTTTTGGTGGACCCGGTTATACTATTGAAGATGAATTTGATACATTAGCCAGTAACATAAAAAAGGCTTTAGGTATGGCCAATGCCGGACCAAATACCGGTGGCAGTCAGTTTTATATTAACTTGGTGAGCAATACCTATCTTGACCCCAATTATCCTGTATTCGGAATCGTAACAGAAAATTTTGAAGTAGTTGAAGCTATAGGTGAAGTGCCGGTAAATGCAGCTGATAAACCAATAACCCCGGTTGTTATGGACAGCGTAAGAATTAAAGGAGCAGGTCCCACATCTATTCAAAATAGCACTGCAGATTTAATAAACATTTCCATTTCGCCCAACCCTGCATCAGACTTTATAAATATTAATGTTTCCGATTTTGCAGGAAAAAACACCCTCACATTAATAAATAATTCCGGCCAAACATTTTGGGAAGCACCATTAACATCTACATTACAAATACCGGTATCCGATTTTGCTGCAGGTAATTATTTTATTGTGGTAAAAGATGAAAGTGGGAGGTTTGTGGAGGTTAGGAAGTTGGTTGTGGGGAGGTGAGAGTGAGGTGTGACTTTTGGATGAGTTTTTAATATGTACTAAGGGAGTTGTTTTTCAATTTAATTTGTGTAACGTTTGATTGAAATATAAAAAAAGTTAAAATCAAGCCCGTTATAAGAAAATGCTTAAATGATAAAGCATCCCTTTAACTTTTGACAAATAAAATATTATTTAAAAACCTTCCCCGCTTGCCTTTTATTATTTTTCACGTCTATGAGTTCAATCAGATATACTCCTTCTGCAAATTGGGAACAATCAATTATAATTGTTGCAGAACTTTCGTTTGCATTAATGCGTGCAACACAATCACCATTAATTGAATAGAGATTTATTACATTTATTTCCGAAAGCGCATGGTAGGTAATGAATAATTGTTGTTGAGCGGCATTATAATAGGATTGAATATTCAACTCATTATCCATATCATGATTTATTAATGGATAGTCGTTGTCAATAATATCATACAATGTATAACGGGCCAATAACAAATCGTAGATGTTGTGCACACTATACGCTTCAGTGAATAATATGCCTGGGTCGGTGCTATCCATTTCGATATCGTTTTTTGCAGTAATAATTATTTTTTGTTCATTTAATGCTGTGGAATCAGCATTAAATAACATTGTAAATACATGTGGATCGGGGCTTGAAAGCGTGAGCTCGTATTCGGGGTCATATGTATCTTTTGCATTAAATTTTATATAACAAATTTCTGCCGGAATTGTATTTAATCGAACCGATATTGTATCGTTATAATATATATTTTCATCTAAGGTAAGGCTGTCATTAGAGTGTTCTACAATTACATATACAGGTTCAGGATTTATCTCAATGACAAATGCCGAATCTCCGGGAAAAAAGTCCTCATCGGGTACACCAGCAATTTCTGCAATACCATCCTCATTAATATCTGTTGCAATTGCAAAATTGTAATTGAATGTCATAGCTGCTGGTATAGAATCAAGCCCGGATATTGCATTGTTATGATAATAATAAGTGTGATAACTGCCGGAAATTACGTCTAGGCGGCCATCTTGATCCATATCTTCAACCAAAGTGATTCCACTATAATATCCATCGCTAATATTACTTCTTAGTATGGGATCAGTAAATACTCCGGCTTCATTCAAGCAGACAAACAAGTCACCATTTATAGTAATAACTAAATCAAGGTCTTCATCATTATCTTCATCAATTATATTGAAAGTGCGGATTGAGTCTACTGCTATTAAATCATGAATATCCGAAAAGTTGCCGGCACCATCTAAATTTTCCCACCAACCCAAATTTCCGGTTGTAAAATTAATTGACATAACATCCATATCGCCATCCTCATCCATATCGCCCGATTTTGTGATGTTTTGGGTCGGAGTATCTTCAAATGAAATCATATGTTTAGTGAATGTGCCACCGCCCATTTCATTTTTCAACCAGTAAGTATTAAACTGAGGAGTATATATTTCAAAACCCTCATCATCATAACCGGCGAAATAATAATTTGGATAGCTTGCTACAACATCTATAAATCCATCACCATCAATATCAGCACTTATAGGATAAATTAAGATTTCAGTTGCAGCAATTGAAGGGCTTGCATAATTACCTTGACCAGGTAAATTCTTGTAAACCCGTAACACTTTATACTCATCTTCATACAAACATTCCATACAACCAGAATAGGAATTTGTAAAAATGTCCTCAAGACCATCGTTGTCATAATCAAAAGTCAAGAATGAAGAAATATCAAAAAGTTGTGCAACACTATCCGGTTTTAAAATGAATTCAATAGAATTAGCAATTGTATCAAAAAAATAACTGTTGATTCGGCCGTTTCTATCATATAGTATTATCTCATTTTCGTCGCTACCGTTTTCATCAATAAAGCTCAAACCTTTTGGCTCGGCTCTCATTTGTGCTAATTGTTTATATCCAGAAAAAGGGCCAGCAACTGTCACATTTGTCGACCAAATAACTCCACCATTTACAGAAATTGCTAAATCATCCAAACCATCATCATTAATATCCGCTAAATTTCCTTTTTTGAAACCTGTCATATCAAACTGTGGTGGTGTGAAGCTCAACAAATTATTAATGCCGCCTAATGTTTCATCGCTGGTGCCGTATAGGATATGACCATTAACCGGATAACCATCTATCACCCCAGAAATATTATCCACAAAAACAATATCAGGAAAAATATCATTATTTATAAACCCCGTAAAAATATTTAAAACGTCTGCAGGCTCGTAGTAATTAACTGCATCTGTAAAATTACCCAAGCCATCATTATAGAGAATAAACAAACCATTATCATCATCAAAATAGGATTGTCCGGCACCTATCAGCAAATCCAAATCATTATCCCCTTGAAGATCGGTAAACGTCATACATTTCATATTTTCAATCTCCTCAATAATTGATTCAAATGAAAAAAATTCTCCGCCCAAATTTTCAATCCAACAAACCTTATCTTCTAAAGTTGAAGTGATAATATCCATATCACCATCATTGTCAAAATCACCGGTAGCATATTCGTTTGGAAAATAGGTAAGTTCAAAAATGGTGTGTGTAATAAATTCATCGCCTTCGGAATATACATTTTCTGCCCAGATTAATTCTTGGGCGATAGTTGTAGTGTATATGACATCATCATCACCATCAGAATCCAAATCAGCAACAGTGAATGGAAAAGTATAAGCACCTACGATCGGGGCATAAATAGTGTGTTCTTCGAATTCAAGTCCGGTGCCAGATATGTTTAAGTTATAGGTAATTTCAATATACCAACTATGAGAACTAACAATATCTAAATAACCATCTCCATTTATATCGCTCAACACAAAGTGATCTGCTACAATATTTAGCATATGTTGCTGAGTTGAAAAGGTGGTTCCAGTGTTTTCAAACCACATCATGTAAAAGTAGTCTCCACCACCAACAACTATATCCAAATCACCGTCAGAATCCATATCTCCTGTTTCCACCTGATCGGAATTATCCCTGAACGTTTTGGAATCAATTTCCCATCGTTGAGGAATTTGGGCGTAAATGCTCAGTGAAAACAATAATGGAATTAAGATTATTGATCTTAATAGGTTTGGAAAATGAAACATGGGTTGTATTTTAATTTCAAATGTAGGTAGTCCGACCCAGAAATGCTTTTGGTTTTGAGCGAAATACCGGTTTTAGTATGCGAAGTGACTAGAATATTTAGTTAAGTAAATAGTTTCGTATTTAAATACGAAGAACCGCATGTAATCTACTTATACATATAATCAAAAACTCCTTAATAGCAAAATCACATTTTGAACTTCACCTTAAAGTGAAAAAGCTTGATGTACTTTATAGATAACACACATTTTTAGCTCCGTAAGCCCCAAGTAGAGCTCCTACGTCGCTCACTTCGGGGCACCCTAAAGTGAAAAAGCCTGATGCGGGAGCATCAGGCTTTTTCTACTTTAGGGTGGTGTGGGGCGGGATCGAACCGTCGACACAAGGATTTTCAGTCCTTTGCTCTACCAACTGAGCTACCGCACCATCTTTTATTCCAATCCGCCGGGGCGGGCGAAAATCAATACTTTTTGAGGGAAATTGACTTTCTATCGGACTGCAAAGGTAATATTTAGCAGTTTATTTTCCAATACTAAAGTTGTTTACCATAAAAATTTTGTCGGAATCCACGTCGTAGTAGGCGTTAAATGCCGTATGTCGTATCAAAAGCTCATCGTACCAGGCCTTACTGTTGTCGCTCGTTACTACCCTGATTTGTTTTACTGCCGGAACTACCTCGAAATTTTCTGAAGCCCGCACCCAGCCTGACATGACATCGGTTGAGAGCGTGGGTGTGATGCTGTGTTCGGCGATTAATTCACCGTTTTGACCCAGGAAATAGAGCGTTAAATAAGGGTAGGCGACATCTTTGATGCTGTTTGTAATCCAACAACTGGCTTCTATCCAGATTGGGTCGGCAGTGGACACGGGGATATTGGCGAGTTCTGTTTCGGCTTTGTTGTTACAAAAGGCACCTTTTCCCAGAAATGCTGTTTCAGTTGGGTTGTTCTCAAAACTATTTCTGAAAAATATCTGCAATGGTTTTTCACTCCAATATGAAGTTCCTGTAGTGCTTACGAATTGATGCAGGGAGTCTTTTACTGCATGATAATCAGCAATAGCAATATTGTCACCTTTTGCATGGGCCGCACTCATGTCGAAGGCATATAATTCAAAACCGCTTTTTTCTGCAAATTTTGTAGCGTGTTCTAATAAATATTGCTCACCTGCATTTTGGGGTAAGCCATGGGCCATTATTAATAATTTATCTAATGAAAATACACCTGTGGAACTTGAATTATTGATATATGGATGTGCAACCAACTGCACATTATTCATGGTTTCGCTTAACGATGTTCTGCTCATCATATAATTTACCACAGGCAATTTGGTTTGATAAGCCAATTCCAATGCCTTCATAAAATAATCACCTTGTGTTCTGTCGATATATAATTTCTCTGAACCCTGAAACATGGATGGCAAAAATAATATCGCATCAAAATCATCTGCCTGATAAGGTGTATTCGTTAACATGTCGGAGAAATAAATGTTTTTTCCGTCAAATGGATTTGAAACATTGTAACGTTGTAATTCTATTCCTGTATGACTGAAATACGATAAACTTTCTGCACAAAAAAATACGGTCGTACTTATAAAAAACAAGTTTGCTGTTTTCGGGTGTCGTTTATGTATTTTCTTTTGTAATAAATAAATTAAAACTGCGATAAATACTAAATAAAAATAATAAAAACCCCATGCAAATCTGCCGGGCGAGCGAAATTGTTTCAATGGTGTGATGATATCCAATAAAAATTCTAATCCGAGATTAAAAGGAAATGTCATTGAAAATAATAACATCAACACACCGGTAAAAACAAATGCCCCTAAATCACCGGGTAACAATAAAAATGATTTTTTT
This window encodes:
- a CDS encoding nuclear transport factor 2 family protein, which produces MSPHTVAKLWLQAFNEHNLDALLNLYDDNAQHFSPKLKQRQPETNGLIIGKAAMRLWWQDAFERLPHLQYREERITANDNCAFMEYTRIVGSEPDMAVAEILEVKNGKIIASRVYHG
- a CDS encoding aminoacyl-histidine dipeptidase, giving the protein MSDTVRSLQPAALWNHFEDINAIPRPSKKEERIIAFMKAFGEGLGLKTVVDSIGNVIIYKPATAGMEDRKTVVLQSHLDMVHQKNSDTNFDFSTQGIQSYIDGEWVKAKGTTLGADNGIGVASIMSLLTSTDIPHPALEALFTIDEETGMTGAFKLDKGLLEGKILLNLDTEDDDEFSIGCAGGIDTNTMYNYTSENTPAGAIAYQITVNGLKGGHSGVDIHLERGNANKIMNRMMYQCEKFGLQIVTIDGGSLRNAIPRESFATIIVTDESYVTEFNNRAEAIKNEYALQDEGLNIVISKTDLPTAVLSKSDTQKITTAIQSVHNGVFCMSSAIPGLVETSSSFARVSIKDGKFITQSLQRSSVESAKYNVAYTVGAPLKLMGCDVEHAGAYPGWAPNPDSAILKLMENKYAELFGEKPHVMAIHAGLECGILGERYHGMDMISFGPTIKHPHSPDEKVNINSVQKFWKFLLEILKDIPKN
- a CDS encoding PKD domain-containing protein, whose amino-acid sequence is MKWTLGSLLLLFGMNRAAADIPLADFSYYIEFVGIGADVFFLNESIEGETYFWDFGDGATSTDLHPFHHYDLPGIYTVCLETTNPDGSDNFCDTLITYYAPSADFSFSGDPTVMFTDMSTNFPTTWDWFFGDGDISADVNPTHTYLTNGEYNACLSVGNPGGTNYTCKTVSITTYTTTVAAFTFSGDPTVTFIDNSTLDPFEWYWDFGDGTTSTEQNPEHSYTDNGTFNVCLTATNAGGSNTYCQEVSIIYAYPFPVADFDYLIIDLGVAFVDLSTNDPILWNWDFGDGEISTEQNPIHVYADDGSYLVCLTATNIGGPDTKCEELFIVAGVNDLAENKLVLFPNPAQDLLFIQSQQPMNNSRCAIYDATGKLILQQESINGNLFQINLTDLPSGIFSVLCTENGHLRYSGVFLHNN
- a CDS encoding endonuclease/exonuclease/phosphatase family protein, producing the protein MKRIICNVFIGLIFCFGQKGFAQLFPVMSYNIRYDNPADGENSWDNRKADLVAMLQQTHPYILGIQEGLFQQVQYIDKALVQYKFIGVGREDGKQKGEFAAIYYDTSKLELMAGGTFWLSASGDTASTGWDAALPRICTYGLFKMIETGKQFYVFNCHFDHIGEEARLSSAKLIKQKIDALNITNYPVIWLGDFNCLPDSAPIKYITQYYDDCRVNSKFHFDENEGTFNGFDVNAEPTKRIDYMFVKKINIDMYIAIATKRKNGLWISDHLPIEAWIELL
- a CDS encoding T9SS type A sorting domain-containing protein, which gives rise to MRKYFILTVLITCYSISYGQTSTWEAVYNIIQSNCSSCHIPGHVSGLNLTETSDILYTQLYDVTPTNITAAGKNYKLVKPGNPYKSFLFSKINNGLALDVALSAGEGAACPQDAAPLDNKQIELVRQWILFSAPETGFVVDEAIIADFYDNDGIQSVPSPPAPPTAGTGYQIHFGPFFLWPGEEHEYWDKFDPEITSTTEIIKFETLMSSYSHHFLMYKFNNLTIAETVPFGLHDGPDFAGVDVVFAQQFSDSLNLPPHTAFSWEANTLLDLNSHYINYSPDKTLACEVYINVYTQTAGTAIQIMQTIRKSNSDIFIPNDSLPHTFVDTAYGNGHGEDELFVWAMTSHTHKYGSDFDIYKRNEDGSLGDHIFDASCGATLGAPDCLDEIYDFQHPPTRKWDNMLPVKWKNGFISKTSFINNGPEPVSFGMTSEDEMAVFMYFFVDDTIGLNINVATVDAEVKPFEMLLYPSPVNDNLIINVNLTNYDGPILITDINGKSHTFLKGQYQIINPGIISVDLSEFTPGLYIIQLINDQQIISDKIIKF
- a CDS encoding peptidylprolyl isomerase translates to MKKLFLVASVCFGILKCTTVNAQTDIIFYTTMGTFEAEMYDTLQPITAGNFIDLVEAEFYDGIIFHRVVADFVIQGGDPLGTGFGGPGYTIEDEFDTLASNIKKALGMANAGPNTGGSQFYINLVSNTYLDPNYPVFGIVTENFEVVEAIGEVPVNAADKPITPVVMDSVRIKGAGPTSIQNSTADLINISISPNPASDFININVSDFAGKNTLTLINNSGQTFWEAPLTSTLQIPVSDFAAGNYFIVVKDESGRFVEVRKLVVGR